Proteins found in one Triticum aestivum cultivar Chinese Spring chromosome 4D, IWGSC CS RefSeq v2.1, whole genome shotgun sequence genomic segment:
- the LOC123100678 gene encoding transcription factor RAX2-like: MGRSPCCDRRTVKRGAWSREEDAILTVFVQRFANAGNWMTLPHKAGLNRCGKSCRLRWLNYLRPALRHGRFTDEEDSLILSLYADIGSKWSVIAAKLPGRTDNDVKNHWNTKLKKRHLLAMAPSPTPPTAATDSPSASDSDESSLPPPPLDEAAVATVDHGGELTHRSEELYAELMGLIQQQPTNGDVRSSSSSSLPSTPTAGASSAGVTSAGWPVDDKEFLPESSGSSMVVDLDDPCAAHAFGATTFQDLASSYDEIIGTEGLLYY, translated from the exons ATGGGGAGGTCGCCGTGCTGCGACAGGCGGACCGTGAAGCGGGGGGCGTGGTCGCGGGAGGAGGACGCCATCCTCACCGTCTTCGTCCAGAGGTTCGCCAATGCCGGCAATTGGATGACGCTGCCTCACAAAGCAG GGCTTAACCGCTGCGGCAAGAGCTGCCGCCTACGGTGGCTCAACTACCTCCGCCCGGCGCTCCGGCACGGCCGCTTCACCGACGAGGAGGACAGCCTCATATTGTCCCTCTACGCCGACATCGGAAGCAA GTGGTCCGTGATCGCCGCCAAGCTCCCCGGCCGAACGGACAACGACGTCAAGAACCACTGGAACACCAAGCTCAAGAAGAGGCACCTTCTGGCCATGGCGCCGTCACCAACTCCTCCTACCGCGGCCACCGACAGCCCTTCCGCCTCCGACTCCGATGAATCCTCCCTCCCCCCTCCACCTCTCGACGAAGCCGCCGTCGCCACGGTGGACCACGGCGGAGAGCTCACGCACAGATCGGAGGAGCTGTACGCCGAGCTCATGGGGCTCATCCAACAGCAGCCCACCAACGGGGACGTGaggtcgtcatcgtcgtcgtcgttgccATCGACACCGACGGCTGGTGCAAGTTCTGCCGGCGTCACCAGCGCTGGGTGGCCCGTAGACGACAAAGAGTTCTTGCCGGAGTCCAGCGGGAGCAGCATGGTCGTTGACCTTGACGATCCTTGCGCTGCTCACGCATTCGGTGCGACGACTTTCCAAGACTTGGCCTCGTCTTATGACGAGATCATAGGGACGGAAGGGTTACTCTACTACTAG